A single genomic interval of Homo sapiens chromosome 7, GRCh38.p14 Primary Assembly harbors:
- the SMO gene encoding protein smoothened isoform X1, producing MPKCENDRVELPSRTLCQATRGPCAIVERERGWPDFLRCTPDRFPEGCTNEVQNIKFNSSGQCEVPLVRTDNPKSWYEDVEGCGIQCQNPLFTEAEHQDMHSYIAAFGAVTGLCTLFTLATFVADWRNSNRYPAVILFYVNACFFVGSIGWLAQFMDGARREIVCRADGTMRLGEPTSNETLSCVIIFVIVYYALMAGVVWFVVLTYAWHTSFKALGTTYQPLSGKTSYFHLLTWSLPFVLTVAILAVAQVDGDSVSGICFVGYKNYRYRAGFVLAPIGLVLIVGGYFLIRGVMTLFSIKSNHPGLLSEKAASKINETMLRLGIFGFLAFGFVLITFSCHFYDFFNQAEWERSFRDYVLCQANVTIGLPTKQPIPDCEIKNRPSLLVEKINLFAMFGTGIAMSTWVWTKATLLIWRRTWCRLTGQSDDEPKRIKKSKMIAKAFSKRHELLQNPGQELSFSMHTVSHDGPVAGLAFDLNEPSADVSSAWAQHVTKMVARRGAILPQDISVTPVATPVPPEEQANLWLVEAEISPELQKRLGRKKKRRKRKKEVCPLAPPPELHPPAPAPSTIPRLPQLPRQKCLVAAGAWGAGDSCRQGAWTLVSNPFCPEPSPPQDPFLPSAPAPVAWAHGRRQGLGPIHSRTNLMDTELMDADSDF from the exons ATGCCCAAGTGTGAGAATGACCGGGTGGAGCTGCCCAGCCGTACCCTCTGCCAGGCCACCCGAGGCCCCTGTGCCATCGTGGAGAGGGAGCGGGGCTGGCCTGACTTCCTGCGCTGCACTCCTGACCGCTTCCCTGAAGGCTGCACG AATGAGGTGCAGAACATCAAGTTCAACAGTTCAGGCCAGTGCGAAGTGCCCTTGGTTCGGACAGACAACCCCAAGAGCTGGTACGAGGACGTGGAGGGCTGCGGCATCCAGTGCCAGAACCCGCTCTTCACAGAGGCTGAGCACCAGGACATGCACAGCTACATCGCGGCCTTCGGGGCCGTCACGGGCCTCTGCACGCTCTTCACCCTG GCCACATTCGTGGCTGACTGGCGGAACTCGAATCGCTACCCTGCTGTTATTCTCTTCTACGTCAATGCGTGCTTCTTTGTGGGCAGCATTGGCTGGCTGGCCCAGTTCATGGATGGTGCCCGCCGAGAGATCGTCTGCCGTGCAGATGGCACCATGAGGCTTGGGGAGCCCAC CTCCAATGAGACTCTGTCCTGCGTCATCATCTTTGTCATCGTGTACTACGCCCTGATGGCTGGTGTGGTTTGGTTTGTGGTCCTCACCTATGCCTGGCACACTTCCTTCAAAGCCCTGGGCACCACCTACCAGCCTCTCTCGGGCAAGACCTCCTACTTCCACCTGCTCACCTGGTCACTCCCCTTTGTCCTCACTGTGGCAATCCTTGCTGTGGCGCAG GTGGATGGGGACTCTGTGAGTGGGATTTGTTTTGTGGGCTACAAGAACTACCGATACCGTGCGGGCTTCGTGCTGGCCCCAATCGGCCTGGTGCTCATCGTGGGAGGCTACTTCCTCATCCGAG GAGTCATGACTCTGTTCTCCATCAAGAGCAACCACCCCGGGCTGCTGAGTGAGAAGGCTGCCAGCAAGATCAACGAGACCATGCTGCGCCTGG GCATTTTTGGCTTCCTGGCCTTTGGCTTTGTGCTCATTACCTTCAGCTGCCACTTCTACGACTTCTTCAACCAGGCTGAGTGGGAGCGCAGCTTCCGGGACTATGTGCT ATGTCAGGCCAATGTGACCATCGGGCTGCCCACCAAGCAGCCCATCCCTGACTGTGAGATCAAGAATCGCCCGAGCCTTCTGGTGGAGAAGATCAACCTGTTTGCCATGTTTGGAACTGGCATCGCCATGAGCACCTGGGTCTGGACCAAGGCCACGCTGCTCATCTGGAGGCGTACCTGGTGCAG GTTGACTGGGCAGAGTGACGATGAGCCAAAGCGGATCAAGAAGAGCAAGATGATTGCCAAGGCCTTCTCTAAGCGGCACGAGCTCCTGCAGAACCCAGGCCAGGAGCTGTCCTTCAGCATGCACACTGTGTCCCACGACGGGCCCGTGG CGGGCTTGGCCTTTGACCTCAATGAGCCCTCAGCTGATGTCTCCTCTGCCTGGGCCCAGCATGTCACCAAGATGGTGGCTCGGAGAGGAGCCATACTGCCCCAGGATATTTCTGTCACCCCTGTGGCAACTCCAG TGCCCCCAGAGGAACAAGCCAACCTGTGGCTGGTTGAGGCAGAGATCTCCCCAGAGCTGCAGAAGCGCCTGGGccggaagaagaagaggaggaagaggaagaaggaggtgTGCCCGCTGGCGCCGCCCCCTGAGCTTCacccccctgcccctgcccccagtACCATTCCTCGACTGCCTCAGCTGCCCCGGCAGAAATGCCTGGTGGCTGCAGGTGCCTGGGGAGCTGGGGACTCTTGCCGACAGGGAGCGTGGACCCTGGTCTCCAACCCATTCTGCCCAGAGCCCAGTCCCCCTCAGGATCCATTTCTGCCCAGTGCACCGGCCCCCGTGGCATGGGCTCATGGCCGCCGACAGGGCCTGGGGCCTATTCACTCCCGCACCAACCTGATGGACACAGAACTCATGGATGCAGACTCGGACTTCTGA